The following nucleotide sequence is from Gemmatimonadota bacterium.
GCACGGCCTGCAGCGTATCGAGCACCAGCCGCCGCGGCGCACGCTCGAGCAGCCGCTCAAAGGGCGCGCTGGCCAGCAGCCGCTCGACTGCCGGGATCGCTCGCCGGGGATCAGTCATTCGAGGCCGATCCTTTTGCTGTCGTACCCGTTACCCGTACCCGTACCCGATCCCCTCCCCCGCAAGACCAAACCGGATACCGCGCGCGTTCCTGCCGTATCCCTGGGCGCCGCCCCGACGGAATCCGCCGGCGGCGCCGCCGCCCGCGCCCGGGTCTGGAACACCGCACCGCCACCGCCCCCCGGCAGGCCGTGAATATTGGTGATGCCCGCGGCCTCGACCCGGTAGCGTGTCCCGGCCTCGAGCGGCTCCGCCGGGATGACCACCAGTTCCTGCGTGGGCAATGGCGGCGCCGGCTCGCCTGCGGCGGCGGCCACGGCCGTATCGGCGGGCAGGACCTCGGGCGGGGCCTTTCCGACCTGCGCCTCCGCCTGCTCTTGCTGCTGCCGTGCCACGCGGGCGCGCTGCGCCTCCGCTGGATACAACACTTCCCGCACCTCGACTCGGGTGCTGTCCGGCAGCCGCCAGAGCGCGACCTGCGCCTCCGCCTGCGGCACCTGCGGGTCCATGTAGTCGTCGAAGACCAGGGCGACGTGCAGCGAATCCCTTGCGTCGGCGCGCGCCAGCCGCGCGGGAGTCGTATCGGGCGCCAGCAGCGACATGGCAAGGAGCGCGGTGTCGGTGGCCGAGAGCACGGTCGAGCCGCTGTCCCGGGGCTCGAAGGGATCGCTCTTCCGGTTCCGGTTCTGGTCCAGATAGGCGAGGAGGTGATAGCGGCCGGCGGGCACGTGACGGAGCGCAAAGAAGCCGGCAGTATCGCTGACCCCCACGTAGGACACGGAATCGAGCTGCCGCATCGCCTCGATGCGCGCGTCTGCGGCGGGGCGCCCGCTCAGCCGGTCCGTGATGAATCCGGCCAGCGCCGTCGCGGCAATGGGCGGGCCGGTCGAAAAGACCAGCTCGGCGGGCAACTGGCGCCGGTTGCCGAACAGGTCCTGGATCACGGGCAGCACGACTACGCGGTATACGAGCCCCGGCCGCCAGCCGCCCTCAAGCCGGATGCGCAGCTCGGAGCGCCCCTTCTCGAGGCGCAGCTCGCCGGTCTCCGGCGAGACCAACACCGCCTCCTCGACCCCGCGCTCGCTGATCCGTTCGTCGAAGCGGAACACGACTGCGTCGCCCCAGCCGGGGACCACGGCCATGGGCTCCGGCGTCGTGGCAATCACCCGCGGCGGCTGCTTGTCCGGCGCCCCCCCAGGCGGCATTTCAGCCCGCGCGCACGCCGCCAGCCCGGCAATGGCCAGGGGCCAGCCCCGACAGCGCATCACTGCAGCGCGGCCAGCTTGCGTAGGAGCTTGTCGAGCTGGTCCCGGAAGTGCGCCGCCTTCTCCCGTTCCCGCAGGATAACGTTCTCGGGCGCCTGGCTCAGGAACCGCGGGTTCGCCAGCTTGGACTCCGCCGCCCGAAGCTGCCCGCCTACGCGTTCCGCCTCGCGCCCCAGCCGCGCCCGCTCCCGCTCCACGTCCAGGACCCCTGCCAGCGGCACAAACAGCTCCGCGCCGCTACGCAGCACGGCGTGGGCGCCGCCGCGCGCGTCGGCCAGCGCGCCATCGCTATAGACAACCGCGCCTACCCGCGCCAGCCGGCGCAGCGCTCGCTCCTCCGCCGAAAGCGCCGCCTGCAGCGCGGGCGCGACGTGGGAAAGCCGAACCTCCAGCTCCCTGCCTGCGGGAATGTTGTACTCCGACCGCAGCGTGCGCACCACCCCAATCAGCTCGATCAGCGCGCCCATCTCCCGCTCTGCCTGCTCCTCCCGCCGCTCCGGCCGCGGCGCCGGCCAGGCCGCGATCACCAGGGACTGCTCCCGCTCCCGCCCGCCTGGCCACGGCAGTCGCAGCCATAGCGCTTCGCTGATAAAGGGCATGATCGGGTGCAGCAGCCGCAGCACGCCGTCCAGCACTTCGACCAGCGTAGCCTTCGCCGCCTCCCTGCTCGCCTCACTCGAACCCGCGCCCGTACCCGTCCCCAAGCCCGGGCGCTCCCCATAAAACCGCGGCTTCACCAGCTCCAGGTACCAGTCCGCCAGTTCGCCCCAGAAGAAGCGGTACAGCACTTCCGCCGCCTCGTGGAACCGGAACGTCTCCAGCGCGCTGGTCACCTCGTCGGCCGCCGCGGCCAGCCGCGAGAGGATCCAGCGGTCCGCCAGCTCCAGCGAGCCGGCGACGTCGGCTACCGCCTGCACAGCCTCGCCCTCCAGGTTCAGCAGCGCGAAGCGGCCGGCGTTCCAGAGCTTGTTGGCGAAGTTCCGCCCCGTCGCGAAGGTCTCTGCCAGGTCCTCCGGGTTCATGTAGACGTCCGTGCCCACGCCCGCGGCAGCGATCACCGTGTAGCGCAGCGCATCGGCGCCGTAGAGCTGTACCACCTCGAGCGGGTCGATGCCGTTGCCCAGCGACTTGGACATCTTGCGACCCAGGGTATCCCGCACCGTGCCGTGCAGGTAGACATCCCGGAACGGCACCTCACCCATGAACTCGAGGCCGGCCATGATCATGCGCGCCACCCAGAAGAACAGGATTTCCGGCGCCGTGCTCAAGGTGTGCGTGGGGTAGAACGCGGCCAGGTCCCGCGTCTGCTCCGGCCAGCCGAGCGTCGAGAAGGGCCAGAGCCAGGACGAGAACCAGGTATCCAGCACGTCCGGATCCTGCACCAGTTCGGCGCCGCCGCAGCTCGGGCACTGCGTGGGGTCCTCGCGCGCGACGATAGTCTCGCGGCACCCCTCCACCTGACAGTACCAGACCGGGATGCGGTGCCCCCACCAGAGCTGGCGCGAA
It contains:
- a CDS encoding valine--tRNA ligase, with the protein product MAEPLAPQYDPRAVEAPLYRGWEKRGDFRADPGAVERGEREPYVIVIPPPNVTSVLHMGHGLNNTIQDVLIRWRRMQGREALWVPGTDHAGIATQNVVERQLAQEGKTRYDLGREAFVERVWDWVQETGSTILEQLRSIGSSCDWSRTRFTLEPELSRAVREVFVRLYEKGLVYRGNYIINWCPRCLTALSDEEAEPEETRGKLYYLRYPLVERTQQGEGGDGHGEADTRGQGVAGGRGVALSAEAEGEGEGAGTGTGTGAASVGDAVGQRLAALPRLADGREYLVVATTRPETMLGDTAVAVHPADERYRGVVGREVALPLTGRLIPVVADEAVDPEFGTGAVKVTPAHDPHDFELAQRHGLPALDVMTPEAAMGENAPPAFRGLDRTEARERVVQAFAAEGLLDRVEEYVHALPHCYRCETVVEPRLSEQWFVRMRPLAGPALEASRAGRVRLTPERWTRVYEHWLENIRDWCISRQLWWGHRIPVWYCQVEGCRETIVAREDPTQCPSCGGAELVQDPDVLDTWFSSWLWPFSTLGWPEQTRDLAAFYPTHTLSTAPEILFFWVARMIMAGLEFMGEVPFRDVYLHGTVRDTLGRKMSKSLGNGIDPLEVVQLYGADALRYTVIAAAGVGTDVYMNPEDLAETFATGRNFANKLWNAGRFALLNLEGEAVQAVADVAGSLELADRWILSRLAAAADEVTSALETFRFHEAAEVLYRFFWGELADWYLELVKPRFYGERPGLGTGTGAGSSEASREAAKATLVEVLDGVLRLLHPIMPFISEALWLRLPWPGGREREQSLVIAAWPAPRPERREEQAEREMGALIELIGVVRTLRSEYNIPAGRELEVRLSHVAPALQAALSAEERALRRLARVGAVVYSDGALADARGGAHAVLRSGAELFVPLAGVLDVERERARLGREAERVGGQLRAAESKLANPRFLSQAPENVILREREKAAHFRDQLDKLLRKLAALQ